Below is a genomic region from Methanococcus vannielii SB.
TAAACGAAGCAAGAAAAAACAGGTATTTAAGTGTTATTAAAGATTCAGTATACAACTGTTATAATTTACCTATTTCAAAGGCTATTTATTACTCAACACAGCCTTATATTCGAGAATTAAATACTCTTGATGCAATTAATTTATTATTGGATAAAATAGAAATTAATTCGAAAAAAAATGGGACTACTGTAGAAGAATCTGAAAAAATGTTTAGTGAACTTCAAAATTATGTTAAAATTGAAGAATTATGTATTGATAAGTATAATATAAATCATAATCTAAAAGACGGATTTTACATTTCGGAAGTTTTAAATTCTTGTGGAAGGATGGAATTAACATCTACTGCAATAGGTATACTTTTAGGGGATGAAGAATGCATAAAGCAGGGTGAAAATGCATATATTACGTATAAGGAAGAACTCGTATTGGAACTTCAAAAAATAAAGATATTAACGTTAGAAAATATTGAATATTTTATTGGTGACAAGGGAAAAACCGGAATAATGGCATCTTTAATGGTAAAAAATAAGCCAGTATTTGGATTTAGTGAAAATGGTGAATACTATAAAGTATCTTCGAGGGGAAACAGTGAACTTGTCAGATGCGGGCTTAATCTTTCAGAAGTAATGAAAATTTCAAAAAAATACGGGGGTGATGGCGGGGGACATGATATCGCATCTGGAGGCATAATTCAAAAAGCATATTTAACTGAATTTTTAAATGAAGTTGATAAACTTGTAACGGATCAACTGAAAAAATAACTTATAAAACTCTAAAAAATTATTGTTACATACCTAAAAACAATACATATTACAACACGTTTTCATATTATGCAAATC
It encodes:
- a CDS encoding DHH family phosphoesterase, which translates into the protein MEMLHLNDVSKFNELTAQIKDKIEKKEGLIRIITHHDTDGLTAGFIILKTLYRLNKTFQMTILEQLTKENLEKLSLENKDNLYIFCDMGSGQSDIIENLGFDAIILDHHPPTNFEAKFGKILQLNAHIIGSNGSKEISASGICYLVARTFGYYDLAPIAIIGAIGDMQHKPFLGLNKYILNEARKNRYLSVIKDSVYNCYNLPISKAIYYSTQPYIRELNTLDAINLLLDKIEINSKKNGTTVEESEKMFSELQNYVKIEELCIDKYNINHNLKDGFYISEVLNSCGRMELTSTAIGILLGDEECIKQGENAYITYKEELVLELQKIKILTLENIEYFIGDKGKTGIMASLMVKNKPVFGFSENGEYYKVSSRGNSELVRCGLNLSEVMKISKKYGGDGGGHDIASGGIIQKAYLTEFLNEVDKLVTDQLKK